The nucleotide window ATCCCAACGCCTTCAACTCGTTCTAAAAAAATAGGATTTCGTGTAATAAGTTTTTGATATTCAACAACCtctgttaaaaaataatcacaaaaatcCAAGCATTTATCTATCCAACCATAAGGTAAATCCGCCGCTATTCCTCCAATACGAAAAAAATTATGCATCATTCTCATACCGGTGGCAGCTTCGAATAGATCATATACAAATTCTCGTTCTctgaaaatatagaaaaaggGAGTCTGTGCCCCAATATCTGCCATAAAAGGGCCAAGCCATAACAGATGAGAAGCTATACGACTCAATTCTAGCATAATTACTCTGATATAGCTGGCTCTTTTAGGAACTTGAATATTTCCTAATTGTTCGGGTCCGTTTACTGTTATTGCTTCTGTAAACATAGTAGCTAAATAATCCCACCGCGTTACATAAGGTAAATATTGTATAATTGCTCGGTTTTCTGCAATTTTTTCCATTCCTCTGTGTAAATAACCCAATATGGGTTCACAATCAACAACATCCTCACCGTCTAGAGTAACAATTAAGCGAAGAACACCGTGCATGGATGGGTGGTGAGGTCCCATATTGACTATCATAAGATCTTTTCCTGTAACTGGTCTCTTCATAAGTTTTTCCTTGATTCGTTCTGGTATGAATTAGATTGCTGAAAAAGAAGTTTATTCAAAAATTCAAGAtctaaaaaattaactaattcaCAATTTTGGAATTTAACGAGTTTTTAATTCCCGAATATTCAACTGATTAATTAATTCTTTATAAcgtactctatttttttttgacaaataagCCAGCAGTCGTTGACGTTTTCCCAGAATTTTTCGTAGACCTCTCTGAGATAAATAATCTTTTCTGTGCAATTCCAAATGTGAAGTAAGTCTTCGTATCTTATTAGTGAAACTGACTACTTGAAATTCAACAGATCCCttgctttcttcttttttttcttgaaatgaaatgaatgtattttttatcataaaaagaaATCCTTCCCTTTTTAATATGAATTGAAAGATATGAATTTTACTGATCAGTAATAATAATGGTAGTTTTTTTGTACAAGGATCCGAATTTAATTATCAActtattaattcttaattttataaaaaaaagtttaaatttcgatctaaaaaaggaggattttaaaaatttatttatgaattcGCTCTGAGTGGTATCTATGTCATTAATTCAATGAATCTCATGTATAAagattgaattaaaaaaaatccctcACATTTGTGCATCCAATTGTTTTCATATACcgtaacttatattatatattgttcaTATACCGTAActtaatactatatatatagtcaaaatatagtaaaaaggATCTACCATTAATGCATTTGAAATCGCGTATACATGTGTATTCTTATCATACTGAAATGATTTCCATTAGTCGTATTAAACCAATAGCGATTCATACAAGCTAAATCTTCTAATCGAAAATTGGGCC belongs to Brassica napus cultivar Da-Ae unplaced genomic scaffold, Da-Ae ScsIHWf_3133;HRSCAF=3952, whole genome shotgun sequence and includes:
- the LOC125603277 gene encoding NAD(P)H-quinone oxidoreductase subunit H, chloroplastic, yielding MKRPVTGKDLMIVNMGPHHPSMHGVLRLIVTLDGEDVVDCEPILGYLHRGMEKIAENRAIIQYLPYVTRWDYLATMFTEAITVNGPEQLGNIQVPKRASYIRVIMLELSRIASHLLWLGPFMADIGAQTPFFYIFREREFVYDLFEAATGMRMMHNFFRIGGIAADLPYGWIDKCLDFCDYFLTEVVEYQKLITRNPIFLERVEGVGIIGGEEAINWGLSGPMLRASGIPWDLRKVDRYESYDEFEWEIQWQKQGDSLARYLVRLSEMTESIKIIQQALEGLPGGPYENLESRGFDKKRNPEWNDFEYRFISKKPSPTFELSKQELYVRVEAPKGELGIFLIGDQSGFPWRWKIRPPGFINLQILPELVKRMKLADIMTILGSIDIIMGEVDR